The following coding sequences are from one Leishmania major strain Friedlin complete genome, chromosome 36 window:
- a CDS encoding transcription factor S-II-like protein → MVGQFVVGPTPPPPARCRFAQPPLPSFSPSFTRCPLIAVHYFVCRHIEARLLNNAAAVITHATNAMSASSRAAKLQTPPQQQQVHYISDNVYSLGTLSCAVCGQTFPIHTNACQRSTCGWCGTLHEPGTHSALQQHHRAMRRTGDSVKMSSKVCSLDTSAALFFTEKEVTAAVEYIRQTLGDTSPFGTAPGAAGGAKRAGITEVDNRIIEEAFCEMCGVHRPCKTFARQTRSADEGQTIFFQCTKCSSEWQQNS, encoded by the coding sequence ATGGTTGGCCAGTTTGTCGTTGGCCCaacaccacctccacctgcTCGCTGTCGTTTTGCTCAGccacctctcccctccttctctccgtCATTCACCCGATGCCCGCTTATTGCTGTGCATTACTTCGTGTGCCGCCACATAGAAGCACGTCTCTTGAACAACGCAGCTGCTGTCATCACACACGCCACAAACGCGATGTCAGCGTCTTCCCGGGCAGCGAAGCTGCAAACACCgccacaacagcagcaggtgcactACATCTCTGATAACGTGTACTCACTCGGAACTCTTAGTTGCGCCGTCTGTGGCCAGACCTTCCCGATTCACACGAACGCGTgccagcgcagcacctgcggcTGGTGCGGCACTCTACACGAGCCCGGCACGCACTcggcgcttcagcagcaTCATCGCGCCATGCGCCGGACAGGCGATAGTGTCAAAATGAGTAGCAAGGTGTGCTCCCTGGACACCAGTGCTGCTCTCTTCTTCACAGAGAAGGAAGTCACCGCTGCAGTGGAATACATTCGCCAGACGCTCGGTGACACGTCGCCCTTTGGAACAGCGcccggcgccgctggtggaGCCAAGCGTGCCGGCATCACCGAGGTGGATAATCGCATTATTGAGGAAGCCTTCTGCGAGATGTGCGGTGTCCACCGCCCCTGCAAGACGTTTGCCCGGCAAACGCGTAGCGCGGATGAGGGTCAGACAA